TAACATTCACCAAACCCATCTCTTCCATTTGCTCTTTCAGCAAGCGCAACAACTTCCACTGCCCTTCGGTGCTGGGAACTTGCTTCACGCCAGATTTGGACTGGGTATCCAAAGAGACATAATGTAAGAAACGTTCAAGTAATTTATCCATGTCGCTACCCTCAATTTTTGTGACTTCATTATCAGTAAGCCACAAATGCAAATATTGCGTCAGGTCACTTTTAGCCTGCCTGAGATGAAAATAGTCACGAATGTAATGCAATGCGAGTGGATTTGGTGTTTGCTGCTTGGATCCTCATCACGTTCAACCCCGCCAGCAGGCATCAAGGATTGGCGATTTCAATGCTTTGCCGTAGAATGCGTGCCCTTACTTAAACGTGCAAAACCGCAAGGTGGTTAATCACAAACCCCGCATCAGCTCGCAATTTGATGCGTCATTTATGGGACAGAGTAAAAAATTGAATACACAGCTTCGTTCGCTCTCACCGCTGGTAGAACTGGCGGGTGTAGGTAAGCGCTTTGATGGCAAAAACGTAATTTCTGATTTATCTCTCACCATCAATAATGGTGAATTTCTGACACTCCTTGGCCCTTCCGGCTGCGGCAAAACAACGGTGCTGCGCATCATTGCCGGTCTGGAAAGCGCGGATTCTGGCACGATTTCACTCGATGGCCAGGATATCACGCAGGTTCCGGCCGAACACCGCCACGTTAATACCGTCTTCCAGAGCTACGCTCTGTTTCCTCATATGACCGTTTTTGAAAACGTCGCCTTCGGTTTAAGAATGCAAAAAACGCCGGATGCCGAGATTGCTCCGCGTGTGACCGAAGCGTTGAAAATGGTGCAGCTAGAGGCGTTCGCGCAACGTAAACCCCACCAGCTTTCTGGCGGACAGCAACAGCGTGTTGCGATTGCACGGGCGGTAGTGAATAAACCCCGTCTGTTACTGCTTGATGAGTCGCTTTCCGCGCTCGATTACAAATTGCGCAAGCAGATGCAGAACGAATTAAAAGCGCTCCAGCGTAAGCTCGGCATTACCTTTGTTTTTGTCACGCACGATCAGGAAGAAGCGTTAACCATGTCCGACAGGATTGTGGTGATGCGCGATGGTCGTATTGAGCAAGACGGCACACCGCGCGAAATTTACGAAGAACCCAAAAACCTGTTCGTGGCGAGTTTTATTGGTGAGATCAATATTTTTGATGCGACCGTCATCGAACGTGTCGATGAACAGCGTGTGCTGGCCAACGTCGAAGGCCGCGAATGCCATATTTATGTGACGATGCCTGTCACCGCCGGGCAACGGCTGAAAGTCCTGTTACGCCCGGAAGATCTGCGCGTCGAAGAGATCGGCGATACTCACGTTGCCGACGGCTTGATGGGCTATGTGCGGGAACGCAACTATAAAGGCATGACGCTTGAGTCAAACGTCGAACTGGAAAATGGC
The nucleotide sequence above comes from Buttiauxella selenatireducens. Encoded proteins:
- the potA gene encoding spermidine/putrescine ABC transporter ATP-binding protein PotA is translated as MGQSKKLNTQLRSLSPLVELAGVGKRFDGKNVISDLSLTINNGEFLTLLGPSGCGKTTVLRIIAGLESADSGTISLDGQDITQVPAEHRHVNTVFQSYALFPHMTVFENVAFGLRMQKTPDAEIAPRVTEALKMVQLEAFAQRKPHQLSGGQQQRVAIARAVVNKPRLLLLDESLSALDYKLRKQMQNELKALQRKLGITFVFVTHDQEEALTMSDRIVVMRDGRIEQDGTPREIYEEPKNLFVASFIGEINIFDATVIERVDEQRVLANVEGRECHIYVTMPVTAGQRLKVLLRPEDLRVEEIGDTHVADGLMGYVRERNYKGMTLESNVELENGKMVMVSEFFNEDDPDFDHSLNQKMAVTWVESWEVVLADEELA